Proteins co-encoded in one Parascardovia denticolens DSM 10105 = JCM 12538 genomic window:
- a CDS encoding DUF4032 domain-containing protein translates to MTSSLDPRLRNATSVKTGGAIVDASGKAADVDDDKSRAATEPQALTITAATANPRMFTMPWYLPLAQWPEDLLVNLPRGISRHVVRFVRVGDDIMAMKEINWQVAQREYELLRSLEKLDLPAVKPVAVVAGRHDSEGQPLEAILVTKQQKFSLPYRALFARNIRVDTAARLIDALAVLMVRLHLQGFYWGDVSLSNVLFMRDADSFTAVLVDAETGALYAKLTDGQREYDIDLARTNIIGELMDLQAGVLLPSEVDEVETGNRLVERYHSLWEALTGTDTFTPDEMWKIEKRVNKLNELGFYVDELEVNADADGAYVHVRPRVVDAGYASRKLLRLTGLDVQENQASRLLNDLDAYRASTWRQDEPIEIVATDWMREVFEPTVRMIPPEYRNEIEPAQFFHEVLTHRWYLAEQAGHDVPMGVAVQSYIDEHLSDYKIDTQVMKAITEDQDSGVFDDADTYGDGGFGESGYNPEDDPDAAVWAS, encoded by the coding sequence ATGACTAGTTCTTTGGACCCCCGTTTGCGTAATGCCACCTCAGTGAAGACCGGCGGCGCCATCGTCGATGCCTCCGGCAAGGCGGCCGATGTGGACGACGACAAAAGCCGGGCCGCCACCGAGCCCCAAGCGCTGACGATCACCGCGGCCACCGCCAACCCCCGCATGTTCACCATGCCTTGGTACCTTCCCCTGGCCCAATGGCCGGAAGACCTGCTGGTGAACCTGCCCCGAGGAATCTCCCGCCACGTGGTCCGTTTCGTCCGCGTGGGCGATGACATCATGGCCATGAAGGAAATCAACTGGCAGGTGGCCCAGCGCGAATACGAACTTCTGCGCAGCTTGGAAAAGCTGGACCTGCCCGCCGTCAAGCCGGTGGCGGTGGTGGCCGGTCGTCATGATTCCGAAGGGCAGCCTTTGGAAGCCATCCTGGTGACCAAACAGCAGAAATTCTCCTTGCCTTACCGGGCCCTCTTCGCCCGGAACATCCGGGTGGACACGGCCGCCCGGCTGATCGACGCCTTGGCCGTCCTCATGGTCCGCCTGCATCTGCAAGGTTTCTACTGGGGTGACGTCTCCCTTTCCAACGTGCTCTTCATGCGGGACGCCGACTCCTTCACCGCCGTCCTGGTGGACGCGGAGACCGGAGCGCTTTACGCCAAATTGACCGATGGGCAGCGTGAGTACGACATCGACCTGGCCCGGACCAACATCATCGGGGAACTGATGGACCTCCAGGCCGGCGTCCTCCTGCCCAGCGAAGTGGACGAAGTGGAAACGGGCAACCGCCTGGTCGAACGCTACCATTCCCTATGGGAGGCCCTGACCGGGACCGATACCTTCACCCCGGACGAAATGTGGAAGATCGAAAAACGGGTCAACAAGCTCAATGAACTGGGCTTCTACGTGGATGAGCTGGAAGTCAACGCCGACGCGGACGGGGCCTATGTGCATGTGCGGCCGCGCGTGGTGGACGCCGGTTACGCCTCCCGCAAGCTCCTGCGGTTGACGGGCCTGGATGTGCAGGAGAACCAGGCTTCCCGGCTTTTGAACGATCTGGATGCTTACCGGGCCTCCACCTGGCGGCAGGATGAGCCGATCGAAATCGTGGCCACGGATTGGATGCGCGAGGTCTTCGAGCCGACCGTCCGTATGATACCGCCTGAATACCGCAACGAGATCGAGCCGGCCCAGTTCTTCCATGAAGTCCTGACCCACCGCTGGTATCTGGCCGAGCAGGCCGGACATGACGTGCCCATGGGCGTGGCCGTGCAAAGCTACATCGACGAACACCTGTCGGATTACAAGATCGACACCCAGGTGATGAAAGCCATCACCGAAGACCAGGACTCAGGCGTCTTCGATGACGCTGACACGTACGGAGACGGGGGGTTCGGCGAATCAGGCTACAATCCGGAGGACGATCCCGACGCCGCCGTCTGGGCCAGCTGA
- a CDS encoding excisionase family DNA-binding protein: MSESGISQETTYIPDPKDRERYAEIKRALQIENQEIEEHERFDQIVREEDMPRLQISDTESYPLTKNLAKILLDVTGKMAKNMPVILIPADRQLTTQESADLLGISRPTFVKILESGGIPFSTVGRHRRVMLSDLLSYKKKRHEQAMRAFRDLSGEEDPHKTEDNPLIHRS, translated from the coding sequence ATGTCTGAGAGTGGAATTTCCCAAGAAACAACCTATATCCCGGATCCGAAAGATCGGGAGCGGTATGCGGAGATAAAGCGCGCCCTGCAAATTGAGAATCAGGAAATCGAAGAACACGAACGGTTTGATCAAATCGTCCGTGAAGAGGATATGCCTCGCCTCCAAATTTCCGACACGGAATCCTATCCTCTCACTAAAAATCTCGCGAAGATCCTTCTTGATGTCACAGGGAAGATGGCGAAGAATATGCCTGTCATCTTGATTCCCGCTGACCGTCAGCTTACGACTCAAGAGTCTGCGGATCTTCTCGGGATATCCCGTCCTACTTTTGTTAAAATCCTCGAATCCGGCGGAATTCCCTTTAGCACGGTAGGACGGCATCGGCGGGTCATGCTTTCCGATCTTTTAAGTTATAAAAAGAAGCGCCATGAACAAGCTATGCGTGCTTTTCGCGATTTATCCGGTGAGGAAGACCCTCATAAGACGGAAGACAATCCTCTTATTCATCGGAGTTAG
- a CDS encoding PIN domain-containing protein, protein MPFPVFFDTCALYGETVCDLTLRLAEAGMFQPYWFRGVLEELERVLEPRIGEKQVSKRIATMEGCFPDACVTNYESLTSMMTCDPNDRHILAAAVASPAYTLVTFNLKDFPESSYRPYQIEIKDPDCFLCDLLDLHHSEVATIAWDLMNSYKKPPVDINEYLGILRRSALPQFSQEIGKALRDFSQHQ, encoded by the coding sequence GTGCCCTTTCCAGTTTTCTTTGATACATGCGCTTTGTATGGCGAGACGGTTTGCGATTTAACCCTTCGCTTGGCCGAAGCGGGGATGTTCCAACCGTATTGGTTCCGCGGGGTATTGGAAGAATTGGAAAGGGTACTTGAGCCAAGGATTGGAGAAAAGCAGGTTTCAAAGCGCATCGCGACCATGGAAGGCTGTTTTCCTGACGCCTGCGTAACGAACTATGAAAGTTTGACCTCAATGATGACTTGCGACCCTAATGACAGGCATATCTTGGCTGCCGCTGTGGCTTCGCCAGCGTATACACTCGTAACCTTTAATCTCAAGGATTTCCCCGAGTCCTCGTATCGTCCCTACCAAATTGAGATCAAAGATCCGGATTGCTTTTTGTGTGATTTACTTGATTTGCATCATAGCGAAGTCGCGACTATCGCATGGGATTTGATGAACTCTTACAAAAAGCCTCCTGTGGATATTAATGAGTACTTAGGAATCCTAAGAAGAAGCGCCTTACCTCAATTTTCTCAGGAGATTGGGAAGGCGCTGCGTGATTTTTCTCAGCATCAGTGA
- the rlmB gene encoding 23S rRNA (guanosine(2251)-2'-O)-methyltransferase RlmB, translating into MVKKGPTKGSGGKHRNKLRGHGPTPKAEDRVYHKAFRERRAADKRRAADPRLAARRRVDRFTSDSDEFVIGRNSVLEALRAHVPASVLYVLNRIEHDDRTREIIRLAGLEGLKILEADRLEMDRIARTDHHQGVIIKAAPYQYHTLQELADKAEAKASAMKAASPAARALAQPLFIALDGVTDPQNLGAVIRSAAAFGANGVIIPERRSASVTASAWKVSAGAAAHLPVARVVNLTKAIESLKERGYYSIDLDGGGTATVGESGFESDPLIVVLGSEGKGISRLVREQCDSIVSIPMTSLVESLNASVAAGIALFSVHQARARKE; encoded by the coding sequence ATGGTTAAAAAAGGTCCCACTAAAGGTTCAGGCGGCAAGCACCGCAACAAACTTCGCGGCCACGGTCCCACTCCCAAGGCCGAAGACCGCGTCTATCACAAGGCTTTCCGCGAGCGCCGGGCGGCGGATAAACGGCGGGCGGCGGACCCGCGTCTGGCAGCCCGTCGCCGGGTGGACCGTTTCACTTCCGACAGCGACGAGTTTGTGATTGGCCGCAATTCCGTTTTGGAGGCCTTGCGCGCCCATGTCCCGGCCAGCGTCCTTTATGTTCTGAACCGCATCGAACATGACGACCGGACCAGGGAGATCATCCGTCTAGCCGGCTTGGAAGGGTTGAAAATCCTGGAAGCCGACCGCCTGGAGATGGACCGGATCGCCCGCACCGACCACCATCAAGGGGTGATCATCAAGGCCGCCCCTTACCAGTACCATACCTTGCAGGAGCTGGCCGATAAGGCCGAGGCCAAAGCTTCCGCCATGAAGGCCGCCTCCCCCGCCGCCCGAGCCTTGGCCCAGCCCCTTTTCATCGCCTTGGATGGGGTCACCGACCCGCAGAATCTGGGCGCCGTCATCCGCTCAGCCGCCGCTTTCGGAGCTAACGGGGTCATCATCCCTGAACGTCGGTCCGCTTCCGTGACCGCCTCCGCCTGGAAGGTGTCCGCCGGAGCCGCCGCCCATCTGCCTGTGGCCCGGGTGGTCAACCTGACCAAAGCCATCGAAAGCCTGAAAGAACGCGGCTACTACTCGATCGATCTTGACGGAGGCGGCACCGCCACCGTGGGCGAAAGCGGCTTCGAGTCCGATCCGCTGATCGTCGTTTTGGGCTCCGAAGGCAAAGGAATCAGCCGCCTGGTCCGGGAGCAATGCGACTCCATCGTCTCCATCCCCATGACTTCCTTGGTGGAATCGCTCAACGCCTCCGTGGCCGCCGGCATCGCCCTCTTCAGCGTGCATCAGGCCCGGGCCCGGAAGGAGTAA
- a CDS encoding CPBP family intramembrane glutamic endopeptidase, with translation MPQQQPGSQLPAAQGVYQPMGQPYPPLAFPHPYLPIPRPRKRRDPNRLPGDRAFFHVTDAASYLRSVAGYQWWRPLLTLFVALGWIAVCEGLSVCLLGVVSFAYLFPFLIQGGNSYHTFVSSIPADPTNWISILINFGFTALTFLPPVIITCLLVDGRPISTVTNRYGGMRWKLLAKSMLLASAFLAVETISLPLLTSKPYPVHRSGQAVVLSLVIILTVIPLQCAAEEYVFRGLLLQAFGRWIQPRFAWLIPIIPAFMFGMGHSQYDLLGRLDVTCMGLIAGYLVLFTGGLETGIALHTANNAFIFIAYLCGLSDPTSGSKGSSFSQKASSVAITVTVEILYALTVLAVGQWRHWFDYKPVVPPYRLDSYRIPAGPAVAVLPDQRS, from the coding sequence ATGCCGCAACAGCAGCCCGGCTCACAGCTGCCCGCCGCTCAAGGGGTCTATCAGCCCATGGGCCAACCTTACCCTCCCTTGGCTTTCCCTCATCCATATCTGCCCATCCCCCGGCCCCGCAAGCGCCGGGACCCCAATCGTCTCCCCGGCGACCGGGCCTTCTTCCATGTCACCGACGCCGCCTCTTACCTGCGCAGCGTGGCCGGCTACCAATGGTGGCGGCCGCTCCTGACCCTTTTCGTGGCCTTGGGCTGGATCGCGGTATGCGAAGGCCTTTCCGTCTGCCTGCTGGGAGTGGTCTCCTTCGCTTACCTCTTCCCCTTCCTCATCCAAGGCGGAAACTCCTACCACACCTTTGTCAGCAGCATTCCCGCCGACCCAACCAACTGGATATCCATCCTCATCAATTTCGGCTTCACCGCCCTCACCTTCCTCCCCCCGGTCATCATCACCTGCCTCCTGGTCGACGGACGCCCCATCAGCACAGTCACCAATCGATACGGGGGCATGCGATGGAAGCTGCTGGCCAAATCCATGCTGCTGGCCTCCGCCTTCCTGGCTGTGGAGACGATTTCCCTGCCTCTTCTGACGTCCAAACCGTACCCGGTCCATCGCTCCGGTCAGGCCGTCGTCCTGTCCTTGGTCATCATCCTGACCGTCATCCCCCTGCAGTGCGCGGCCGAGGAATACGTCTTCCGCGGCCTTCTCCTGCAAGCTTTCGGCCGTTGGATCCAACCCCGCTTCGCCTGGCTGATCCCTATCATCCCCGCTTTCATGTTCGGCATGGGGCATAGCCAGTACGACCTCCTAGGCCGCTTGGACGTGACCTGCATGGGACTTATCGCCGGCTACCTGGTCCTTTTCACGGGAGGATTGGAGACGGGCATCGCCTTGCATACGGCCAATAACGCTTTCATCTTCATTGCCTACCTCTGCGGCCTGTCCGATCCGACCTCAGGCTCCAAAGGCTCATCCTTCAGCCAAAAGGCCAGCAGCGTCGCCATCACGGTCACCGTAGAGATCCTTTACGCCTTGACCGTTCTGGCCGTCGGCCAATGGCGCCATTGGTTCGACTACAAACCCGTCGTCCCTCCCTACCGGTTGGATTCTTATCGGATTCCGGCCGGGCCTGCGGTGGCTGTCCTGCCGGATCAGAGGAGCTAA
- a CDS encoding FMN-binding protein produces MNHSKNQDARKATALAAVGILMAAPLLTACGESRAVPAQDDFAGVSEESSSPASGSGQSTASAAPRSDPNRSLPTDSGKYKDGRFASKAIYGPASEDSIDVSVTVSGQKVADVTVTPHPATPVSKKYQTGFIKEIKGTIVGKPLKDLKVTKVAGASWTSDAFNKALDVVRQEASVTGQTGD; encoded by the coding sequence ATGAACCATTCGAAGAACCAAGACGCCCGGAAGGCGACAGCCCTGGCCGCCGTCGGAATCCTGATGGCCGCCCCCCTCCTCACGGCCTGCGGGGAAAGCCGGGCCGTCCCCGCCCAGGACGACTTCGCCGGGGTCAGCGAGGAATCCTCCTCCCCCGCGTCAGGCTCAGGCCAGTCGACCGCCTCAGCCGCCCCCCGGTCAGACCCGAACCGGTCCCTGCCGACCGACAGCGGCAAGTACAAAGACGGACGGTTCGCCTCCAAAGCCATCTACGGGCCGGCCAGCGAAGACTCCATCGACGTGTCCGTCACCGTTTCCGGGCAAAAGGTGGCCGATGTAACGGTCACCCCTCATCCGGCGACCCCGGTATCGAAAAAATACCAAACGGGTTTCATCAAGGAAATCAAGGGTACCATAGTGGGTAAGCCTCTGAAGGATTTGAAGGTGACCAAGGTGGCCGGAGCCAGCTGGACGTCGGACGCCTTCAACAAGGCTTTGGATGTGGTCCGTCAGGAGGCCTCGGTCACGGGGCAAACCGGCGACTGA
- a CDS encoding ABC transporter permease, translated as MFFWTMLFSSVFRRRSRAIMVVVSCLVGAATFFTLLSVCLLVPRQMTQELQSYGANLIVKSNGTGRTAKGIAPDLVEHTTSMITGHGESATWAGYRYETVRIHSASYQVAGMDVTRTRQLNKYWSLQGSWPRGKDQILVGTDVAKTLSVTVGNTLKISYRAPSGKDQGGKNQASSSLDAPEVSNSSNANEGKAFSIAGIVDTGGAEDSMIYMTLPALTFLTGSERGLDLLEYSTSAQGDSLDRVTASINEMTSMNVTAQKVAKISTANSSIIAMLTTLFWIISLVVLILTIVGVSTTMTSLVSQRRSEIGLRKALGADSKSIAREFFSESALYGLIGGVLGIGVGYAVSLSLTRAVFQRTIGFDLPLALVCLLASLLVAIVASALPVKRATQIDPAVVLRDE; from the coding sequence ATGTTTTTCTGGACCATGCTTTTCAGCTCCGTTTTCCGCCGGCGCTCGCGGGCGATCATGGTGGTCGTCTCCTGCCTGGTCGGAGCGGCCACCTTCTTCACCCTCCTGTCGGTCTGCCTCCTGGTTCCTCGTCAGATGACCCAGGAATTGCAGTCCTACGGGGCCAATCTGATCGTCAAATCCAACGGGACCGGACGGACAGCCAAGGGGATAGCCCCGGACCTGGTCGAACACACCACCTCCATGATCACCGGCCACGGGGAAAGCGCCACCTGGGCCGGCTACCGCTATGAGACCGTCCGCATCCATTCGGCCTCCTACCAAGTTGCCGGGATGGACGTGACCCGCACCCGTCAGCTCAACAAATACTGGAGCCTGCAGGGATCCTGGCCCCGGGGCAAGGACCAGATCCTGGTGGGGACGGACGTGGCCAAGACCCTATCCGTGACCGTCGGGAACACGCTCAAAATTAGCTACCGGGCCCCGTCCGGCAAAGACCAAGGCGGCAAAAATCAGGCCAGCTCCTCCTTGGACGCCCCAGAGGTCTCGAACTCTTCGAACGCCAACGAGGGGAAGGCCTTTTCCATAGCCGGCATCGTCGATACCGGCGGAGCCGAAGACTCCATGATCTACATGACCCTCCCCGCTCTGACTTTCCTCACCGGCAGCGAGCGCGGCCTCGACCTGCTGGAATACTCCACCTCCGCCCAGGGGGACTCCCTGGACCGAGTGACGGCCAGTATCAATGAGATGACCTCCATGAACGTCACCGCCCAGAAGGTGGCGAAGATCTCCACGGCCAACAGTTCCATCATCGCCATGCTGACCACCCTTTTCTGGATCATCTCCCTGGTCGTCCTCATCCTGACCATCGTGGGCGTCTCCACCACCATGACCTCCCTGGTCTCCCAAAGACGCAGCGAAATCGGCCTGCGGAAGGCCTTGGGGGCGGACAGCAAAAGCATAGCCCGGGAGTTCTTCTCCGAATCCGCCTTGTACGGATTGATCGGAGGGGTCCTAGGAATCGGCGTCGGCTATGCCGTCTCGCTGAGCCTGACCCGGGCCGTCTTCCAAAGGACCATAGGCTTCGACCTACCCCTGGCCTTGGTCTGCCTGCTGGCCAGTCTGCTCGTGGCCATAGTCGCTTCGGCCCTGCCGGTGAAACGGGCCACGCAGATAGACCCTGCCGTCGTCCTCAGGGATGAGTGA
- a CDS encoding ABC transporter permease, whose protein sequence is MFFLRMIDTSISRQLKSRSLICLTVALAAAVSVAMLGIVYDVGDKLTTELSTYGSNITVRPRSDALVADLYGSSAANTPSSATTDPASFLKESDLQKIKTIFWAYNITNFAPQLNVHLTATNETSSQKADRVPVVGTWFAKDLKISTGEHTWAGLQGGMRSWWKIQGRWARDGSAEAMVGSALARDLNLSLGDTVSLTPPARSTASRQPLKVTVVGIYQSHDDDDKALMTSSDLLQGLTGLADSVDFVEVKALTTPENDLARKAAKNPDALSQDEWETWYCTAYPSSIAYQIEEALPGSVAKQVRQVAALEGTVLQKTRAVMIVMTILTLVAAAIAVANLMSAALGQRTSEFALLKALGAKNSEVARLILAETGQLAFLGALVGSMVGLGLSQLVERLVFHANVAVRPMVFALVAALLALTILLASVSALRQTLRLQPAQVLHDR, encoded by the coding sequence ATGTTTTTCCTGAGAATGATCGACACATCCATCAGCCGCCAACTCAAATCCCGCTCCCTGATCTGTCTGACCGTGGCCCTGGCCGCGGCGGTCAGCGTCGCCATGCTGGGAATCGTCTACGACGTGGGAGACAAACTGACCACGGAATTGTCCACTTACGGGTCCAACATCACCGTCCGTCCCCGGTCCGACGCCCTCGTGGCCGACCTCTACGGATCCAGCGCGGCCAACACCCCCTCCTCGGCGACGACGGATCCGGCCTCCTTCCTCAAGGAATCCGACCTGCAGAAGATCAAAACCATCTTCTGGGCTTACAACATCACCAATTTCGCCCCCCAACTCAACGTCCACCTGACCGCCACCAACGAGACCAGCAGCCAGAAGGCCGACCGCGTGCCGGTGGTCGGCACCTGGTTCGCCAAAGACCTGAAGATCTCCACCGGGGAGCACACCTGGGCCGGTCTCCAAGGCGGCATGCGGTCCTGGTGGAAGATCCAGGGGCGCTGGGCCCGGGACGGGTCGGCCGAGGCCATGGTCGGCTCGGCCTTGGCCCGCGACCTGAACCTCTCCCTCGGCGATACGGTCTCTTTGACTCCGCCTGCCCGTTCGACCGCCTCCCGACAGCCTTTGAAGGTGACCGTGGTGGGAATCTACCAGTCCCATGATGACGACGACAAGGCCCTCATGACCTCGTCCGACCTCCTGCAAGGCCTGACCGGTCTGGCCGATTCGGTCGACTTCGTGGAAGTCAAGGCTTTGACGACCCCGGAGAACGACCTGGCCCGCAAGGCGGCCAAGAACCCGGATGCACTCTCCCAGGACGAATGGGAGACCTGGTATTGCACCGCCTACCCCTCCTCCATCGCCTATCAGATCGAAGAGGCCCTGCCCGGGTCGGTGGCCAAACAGGTACGTCAGGTGGCCGCCTTGGAAGGCACGGTTCTGCAGAAAACCCGAGCGGTCATGATCGTCATGACCATCCTCACTCTGGTGGCGGCCGCCATCGCCGTGGCCAACCTCATGTCGGCGGCCTTGGGGCAGAGGACTTCGGAATTCGCCCTCCTGAAGGCCTTGGGGGCCAAGAACTCCGAGGTGGCCCGCCTGATCCTGGCGGAGACCGGCCAGCTGGCCTTCCTCGGGGCCCTCGTCGGCTCGATGGTCGGCTTGGGCCTGTCCCAGCTGGTGGAAAGACTGGTCTTCCACGCCAACGTGGCCGTGCGTCCCATGGTCTTCGCCCTCGTGGCCGCCTTGCTGGCCCTGACCATCCTTCTGGCATCAGTCTCCGCCTTGCGGCAGACCTTGCGTCTTCAGCCGGCCCAAGTCCTCCATGACAGGTAG
- a CDS encoding DUF2318 domain-containing protein, with protein sequence MLQQFITALSGLLTPFLLFMAMDSVLVRGEDRRSRLRRRWLLGGAGLGLGAAVVFAILRSTAVISQQTVLLQPALTVGVTVDLLLLVCLILVLAKREGDSALMTTATVLAAVCLAVDFFIHLPDVIIQLTNFVATGESAFTSAMLLRSLGFLTGVAGAGLVAWIFSSTRGSVSPRLFALTALVFLLLLTLQDLTSLVQILVNTGSLLLGDAAFVTLAWLINHHLALVLAQVFLFLLPASAALVAGFRLPSSRMQSLTWQAQAGDAAAARIGRKFRRHAFLAAAWCLVALLFVGVSLTYGVSLTHQEVVLSAPEKYRQSEGTAIIPYSQLADGHLHRFQYKASDGTVMRFIIIKKAGGAYGVGLDACENCGDAGYYEKDGKIICKKCDVAINLATIGFKGGCNPIPLPYQSQGGKITIKTSDLDALSSHFKNA encoded by the coding sequence GTGCTTCAACAATTCATCACGGCCCTGTCCGGCCTGTTGACCCCCTTCCTGCTTTTCATGGCCATGGATTCGGTCCTGGTCAGGGGGGAAGACAGGCGCTCCCGCTTACGGCGGCGGTGGCTCCTAGGTGGAGCCGGCCTGGGCCTGGGGGCGGCGGTGGTCTTCGCCATCCTCAGGTCAACGGCGGTGATCAGCCAGCAGACCGTCCTTCTGCAGCCGGCCCTGACCGTGGGCGTAACCGTCGACCTTCTCCTTCTGGTCTGCCTGATCCTGGTCCTGGCCAAAAGGGAAGGCGATTCCGCCCTCATGACCACCGCCACCGTTCTGGCCGCGGTCTGTCTGGCCGTGGACTTCTTCATCCACCTGCCCGATGTGATCATCCAGCTGACCAACTTCGTCGCCACCGGAGAGTCCGCCTTCACTTCCGCCATGCTCCTGCGGTCCTTGGGCTTCCTGACAGGGGTGGCCGGGGCCGGTCTCGTCGCATGGATCTTCTCCTCCACCCGCGGCAGCGTCAGCCCCCGTCTTTTCGCTTTGACCGCCCTGGTCTTCCTCCTTCTGCTGACCCTTCAGGACCTCACCTCCCTGGTCCAGATCCTGGTCAACACCGGCTCCCTCCTCCTGGGGGACGCGGCCTTCGTGACCCTGGCCTGGCTGATCAACCACCACCTGGCCCTGGTCCTGGCCCAGGTCTTCCTCTTCCTCCTGCCCGCTTCGGCGGCCCTGGTCGCCGGTTTCCGTCTGCCATCCAGCCGGATGCAAAGCCTGACTTGGCAGGCCCAGGCGGGGGATGCGGCAGCCGCCCGGATCGGCAGGAAATTCCGCCGCCACGCTTTTCTGGCCGCCGCCTGGTGCCTGGTGGCCTTGCTCTTCGTGGGGGTCAGCCTCACTTACGGGGTCTCCCTCACCCATCAGGAGGTGGTCCTGTCCGCTCCAGAAAAGTACCGGCAAAGCGAAGGCACAGCCATCATCCCCTACTCCCAGTTGGCCGACGGCCATCTTCACCGCTTCCAGTACAAGGCCAGCGACGGAACGGTCATGCGTTTCATCATCATCAAGAAGGCCGGCGGGGCCTACGGGGTGGGCCTGGATGCTTGCGAGAACTGCGGGGACGCCGGCTACTACGAGAAAGACGGCAAGATCATCTGCAAAAAGTGCGACGTGGCCATCAACCTGGCCACCATCGGTTTCAAAGGCGGATGCAACCCCATCCCCCTGCCTTACCAATCCCAAGGTGGCAAGATCACCATCAAGACCAGCGACCTGGACGCCCTTTCCAGCCACTTCAAGAACGCCTAA
- a CDS encoding iron transporter, translated as MIRSIQAGKAPTTLKQAAAALCSGLLVFALAACGSTGASGSGSAASGEQGQSSSQGSSNGAKGFEEFPIGHDVEVGPLNVAMVYFQPVDMKPSGMGLSAAEASFHLEADIHALADNKLGYSKGEFVPDLTVQYSIVSKDTGKTAASGTFMQMNAADGPHYGANVKLDQAGRYTLTLSIHSPAEKGWALHVDKETGVSGEFWTTPLKASFDWNYTPHKW; from the coding sequence ATGATTCGATCCATCCAAGCAGGAAAAGCCCCCACCACCTTGAAACAGGCGGCCGCCGCCCTCTGCTCCGGCCTCCTGGTCTTCGCCTTGGCCGCCTGCGGATCCACCGGGGCATCAGGCTCGGGCTCCGCGGCCAGCGGGGAGCAGGGCCAATCCTCGTCCCAAGGCTCGTCCAACGGGGCCAAGGGCTTTGAAGAGTTCCCCATCGGGCACGACGTGGAAGTCGGCCCTTTGAACGTGGCCATGGTCTACTTCCAGCCGGTCGACATGAAACCGTCGGGAATGGGCCTGTCCGCGGCCGAAGCCTCCTTCCACCTGGAAGCGGACATCCACGCCTTGGCCGATAACAAGCTGGGCTATTCCAAAGGCGAGTTCGTCCCCGACCTGACCGTCCAGTATTCCATCGTCAGCAAAGACACCGGCAAGACGGCCGCCTCCGGCACTTTCATGCAGATGAACGCAGCCGACGGCCCCCACTACGGGGCCAATGTGAAACTGGACCAGGCCGGCCGTTACACCCTCACCCTGAGCATCCACTCCCCGGCCGAGAAAGGCTGGGCCTTGCATGTGGACAAGGAGACGGGGGTCAGCGGCGAGTTCTGGACGACCCCTTTGAAGGCGAGCTTCGATTGGAATTACACCCCTCACAAGTGGTGA